One genomic segment of Belonocnema kinseyi isolate 2016_QV_RU_SX_M_011 chromosome 2, B_treatae_v1, whole genome shotgun sequence includes these proteins:
- the LOC117168364 gene encoding uncharacterized protein LOC117168364 isoform X1 yields MYLSKTSDPEYQKMNVSCNSCCANVTGSNKNENECVNQEKKSKIVSEIIKRGLPYKEIEAIINNNRMIIRVQTDSLNQEEWDPPCDCNEENKKQTSQQKPTFNPSGNVILQKVDLNQCNQNPCRTITVYPHADQEIHQDQNTNKTKNKEFDSRININDVLDPEKKIHPQHSPISSIDLEENPNIFLLRIKKKCETGDGKYNIDLEFRAPRPWLPKTIAQKPTLPPVEVELESGSKERVEKRKKGKKGKPGKKGEK; encoded by the exons gaatgttagcTGTAACTCTTGCTGTGCAAATGTGACAGGATCTAACAAGAATGAAAATGAGTGTGTGAATCaagaaaaaaagagtaaaatcgtatcagaaattattaaaagag GTCTACCTTATAAAGAAATTGAAGCAATCATAAACAACAACCGAATGATAATTCGAGTGCAAACGGATTCTTTAAATCAAGAAGAATGGGATCCTCCATGTGACtgcaatgaagaaaataaaaaacaaacgtCTCAACAAAAACCAACTTTTAACCCAAGTGGAAATGTCATTCTTCAAAAAGTGGATTTAAATCAGTGTAATCAAAATCCTTGCCGAACTATTACAGTTTACCCTCATGCAGATCAGGAAATTCATCAAGATCAAAatactaataaaacaaaaaataaggaatttgatTCGAGAATCAATATAAATGATGTTCTTGATCCAGAAAAGAAAATTCACCCTCAGCATTCACCAATCAGCAGTATTGATCTTGAAGAAAATCCGAATATATTTCttctgagaattaaaaaaaaatgtgaaactggagatggaaaatataatattgatcTTGAATTTCGTGCCCCGCGACCTTGGTTACCAAAAACTATTGCTCAAAAACCAACGCTACCTCCAGTTGAAGTCGAGCTAGAAAGTGGCAGTAAAGAACGtgtagaaaagagaaaaaaagggaaaaaagggaaaccagggaaaaaaggggaaaagtaA
- the LOC117168364 gene encoding uncharacterized protein LOC117168364 isoform X3, translated as MKMSLPYKEIEAIINNNRMIIRVQTDSLNQEEWDPPCDCNEENKKQTSQQKPTFNPSGNVILQKVDLNQCNQNPCRTITVYPHADQEIHQDQNTNKTKNKEFDSRININDVLDPEKKIHPQHSPISSIDLEENPNIFLLRIKKKCETGDGKYNIDLEFRAPRPWLPKTIAQKPTLPPVEVELESGSKERVEKRKKGKKGKPGKKGEK; from the exons ATGAAAATGA GTCTACCTTATAAAGAAATTGAAGCAATCATAAACAACAACCGAATGATAATTCGAGTGCAAACGGATTCTTTAAATCAAGAAGAATGGGATCCTCCATGTGACtgcaatgaagaaaataaaaaacaaacgtCTCAACAAAAACCAACTTTTAACCCAAGTGGAAATGTCATTCTTCAAAAAGTGGATTTAAATCAGTGTAATCAAAATCCTTGCCGAACTATTACAGTTTACCCTCATGCAGATCAGGAAATTCATCAAGATCAAAatactaataaaacaaaaaataaggaatttgatTCGAGAATCAATATAAATGATGTTCTTGATCCAGAAAAGAAAATTCACCCTCAGCATTCACCAATCAGCAGTATTGATCTTGAAGAAAATCCGAATATATTTCttctgagaattaaaaaaaaatgtgaaactggagatggaaaatataatattgatcTTGAATTTCGTGCCCCGCGACCTTGGTTACCAAAAACTATTGCTCAAAAACCAACGCTACCTCCAGTTGAAGTCGAGCTAGAAAGTGGCAGTAAAGAACGtgtagaaaagagaaaaaaagggaaaaaagggaaaccagggaaaaaaggggaaaagtaA
- the LOC117168364 gene encoding uncharacterized protein LOC117168364 isoform X2 translates to MYLSKTSDPEYQKMNVSCNSCCANVTGSNKNENECVNQEKKSLPYKEIEAIINNNRMIIRVQTDSLNQEEWDPPCDCNEENKKQTSQQKPTFNPSGNVILQKVDLNQCNQNPCRTITVYPHADQEIHQDQNTNKTKNKEFDSRININDVLDPEKKIHPQHSPISSIDLEENPNIFLLRIKKKCETGDGKYNIDLEFRAPRPWLPKTIAQKPTLPPVEVELESGSKERVEKRKKGKKGKPGKKGEK, encoded by the exons gaatgttagcTGTAACTCTTGCTGTGCAAATGTGACAGGATCTAACAAGAATGAAAATGAGTGTGTGAATCaagaaaaaaaga GTCTACCTTATAAAGAAATTGAAGCAATCATAAACAACAACCGAATGATAATTCGAGTGCAAACGGATTCTTTAAATCAAGAAGAATGGGATCCTCCATGTGACtgcaatgaagaaaataaaaaacaaacgtCTCAACAAAAACCAACTTTTAACCCAAGTGGAAATGTCATTCTTCAAAAAGTGGATTTAAATCAGTGTAATCAAAATCCTTGCCGAACTATTACAGTTTACCCTCATGCAGATCAGGAAATTCATCAAGATCAAAatactaataaaacaaaaaataaggaatttgatTCGAGAATCAATATAAATGATGTTCTTGATCCAGAAAAGAAAATTCACCCTCAGCATTCACCAATCAGCAGTATTGATCTTGAAGAAAATCCGAATATATTTCttctgagaattaaaaaaaaatgtgaaactggagatggaaaatataatattgatcTTGAATTTCGTGCCCCGCGACCTTGGTTACCAAAAACTATTGCTCAAAAACCAACGCTACCTCCAGTTGAAGTCGAGCTAGAAAGTGGCAGTAAAGAACGtgtagaaaagagaaaaaaagggaaaaaagggaaaccagggaaaaaaggggaaaagtaA